DNA from Synechococcus sp. CBW1108:
TTTCTCAGGGGCAGAAGCCGAGAATTTGAGCCACGATCTCCTGCACCTGTTGGAGCTGTTCAGCCGGCACCACCCCCATGGGATGGGGCCTGGCGCCGCGAACCTTCCAGTCGGAGGATTTCAGCTGATGGCACAGCACGTAGCTGTGGGCATCCGGCCGATCCGGAATCGGACCAAGATCCACGGCCATGGAAGAGCCCTGGTTGTAGGGCGCTGATGTCATGGCGCATCCCACCACCAGGCCCACGGCGGAGTTAAACGTAGCGCTCGAGAGCACCAGAAACGGATGATGGTCCCTCAACTCCCTTCCGGCCAGAGGGTTGTGATCGATCCAGATCAGCTCGCCGCGCTCGGGAATCCAGGTGCCACGCAAGCGCCGTGGTGTCATTAAGTCGCTTCAGCGCCGAGCGGCTCCCAGGCCATGGCTTCGACCGGCTCAGGCGGCATCGGTACGTACGCCGCCAAGCGCTGCTCCAGCGACAGCCGGGGCTGGATGGGCCGGATCAGCACCCCGTCCTCCACAACACTCAGCTCGATGTCCTGGTCTTCCTGGAGATGGGCTGCGCGGGCGATAGCCACCGGTAGCCGTACACCCAGGCTGTTACCCCAGCGCCGCAAGGCCTGGCGAGATGGGCCAGCCGCCGGCACTCCTCCTATCGACACTCCTCCTGTCGCCATTCCGGCCGTCCCAGTTCTAATCTCCTGTTTAAGAGTTTGCGGAAAAACTGCCTGAAAGGCCGCGTTTTTCCCTCCAGAGAGCTGATTGTGCTCCGTTCGGGCTGAAATGATGCGTTTCAGCGGTTCAGAACGCCCGATTTCAGGCGTTTTGCCCCGTTGGGGCTTCCTGGAGGCCGCCTCATTGGCACACCTCTGGGCAACCACCTGTTCATGCCGCCGCCATCGCCGGTTTGAGCAGGTTGCCCAGCCGGATCAGGTTGTAGGCGATCACGTGCAGGCCAAACACCGCACTCACCTTGTCGGTGCCGCGCAGTTTGAATTGGCGCAGACCGCCCCACTGTTTGATCCAACCAAACACCTTCTCGATACCGCGGCGGGCATTGATCGACTTGGCGTAGCCCTCGTGGCGCGTGGTGCGGCCATCAATGGCGGAGCCACCAGAGCGGGCGGTGTTCTGAGCGACGTGCGGCGTCACGGCGATGCGACGCATCTCGGCGACAAAGCCCTTGGTGTCGTAGTTCTTGTCGGCACCGATGGTTTTTTGGTGGGCACCGGGGATGTCAGCCGCCATCGCTTTGGCGGCTGACATCCCCGGTACCCACTGCTTGGGTAACGCGGCAATCGACGATCAGGGCATGGCGGTTGTCCATGAGCACGTGGCCTCGGTAGCTGGGTTGGGCCGGGTGGGAATTGGACTTGCGGGCCAGCAAGGCGTCTGGATCGACGCTGGAGCGGTGGGTCTTGTTGCTGAGCTTGATGCCGCGGAAGTCACCCTTGGCCCGCTTCTTACCGGGCTTTGGAGCGCCAAAGCCCTCGCCAGGGCCTGACGACGGTGGCGGTGGGTCCTGCTGACCATCGGTCCGCTCCAGTGAGGCATGGGACGCCCAGGCCTGCAGCAGGGTGCCATCCACTGAGAAGTGTTCGTCGCTGAGTAGCGGCTTGACCTCCGGAGCACCCATCAGCTTCTCCAGGAAGCGCCCCATGACCTGCTCGTTCAGCAACCGCTCCCGATTTTTGGTGAATGTGGTGGGGTGCCAGATCGGATCATCCGGGCTCAGGCCCACAAACCAGCGGTACAGCAGGTTGTAGTGGAGCTGCTCCAGCAACAGCCGCTCCGAGCGAATCCCGTAGAACGCCTGCAGCAACGAGGCCAGCAGCAGCTGTTCTGGCGGCACCGAGGGCCGGCCTTCTGCGGCGTAGAGCGCGCAAAAGGTGGGATTGAGCCGATCGAGGGCCTGATCCGCCAGTTTCCGGATCCGCCGCAGCGGATGACTGGCCGGGATCCGCTCCTCAATCGACACGTAGGAGAACAGGGAGCCGCTGCGCTCCCGGTGACCTCGCATCTGGGCTGGGCGGTTAATCCATTTTCGCGCAGGCTTGGTTTTTCAGCAAACTCTTAAACGTAGTTTGGTCCGGCGCTGTCCGCCAGAGAAGTCACGCCCTTCTCTTTGGGCCGTTGACCAGGATGAACGGGTGGGTCTTGCAACGGTCCTGTGGCAGCTGAACATGCACGAGGGCTACTTGGCAGCGCCGGCTCGCCCGGCGGCGGGCCTGCTACCAGTTGAAGGCAAGCCTGAGCGAGCAACTGCTCCTCTCTGAACCGACGGATCGGCCCGGTTGATCGGGGTGATTGGGCTCGTCATTGCCTCATGGAAGGAAAATCCGAAGGCACCCTCGCGAACCGCACCCCTCAGGCGAACGGCCGGTACTCGAGAAGGAAGGCGATCAAGCCCCGGAGTTGTCGGGTGTGCTCTGGGGTGGGGTCGAGCTGGTGCTGGAGCTGCACAAGAGTGCATCTAACTTGGAGTCGAGCTCGTCGAGCTGCCTCATCTTCTGCTCGTGCGCGATCGAGCGCTGCTCGTCTTCGATCTTCAGCTGCTCGCTCTCTTTCTGCAGCTGCTGCATTTTCTGCTTGTACTCGATCTCCCTCCGATCGAACTCGATCTCTCTCAGCTCGTAGTCGACGACGGGTCGCCAGTTCAACATCGCCAACCAACGCCGGAACCAAGGCAACGAGGAGTAGTACTCCGACTTGCTGATCAAGGGCGACGGTGCCGGCGAAGGGGAGGGATGCATTGCTGTAGGACGAGAAGAGAGTGATCAGCGCCAGCAGGCCGCCGATGACGAGGGTGATCCAGCCCTGGATGTCGAAGACCAAAACCCTACCCAAGCCGAGCCCTCGCCGCTTTCAGCATAGTACGCCAGTACTCGCCAAAGCGAATGCGCGCGGCGATGTTCTCAGGGTGCAGGGGCTGCAATGGTGGAGGGCGTGGCCCAAGTGAAAGGAGGCCAGTGCCAGGTGCCCGATGACTTTGATCAGCTGGCCGCCGCCGAGATCGCCGATTTGTTTGAAGGCGCCTGAGGCCAGCGATGCGCTTGCTGCTCGATACGCCGGTGTTCAGTGTGGCCAGCCTGTGGGAGCTGGTGATCAAGCAGGCGCTGGGGCGGCCCGATTTTCGGGTGGAGCCGGCCGTGCTGCGTCGAGCCCTGCTTGAGGGCGCTCCCCGGTAATCCGGTTGCCGACCTGTTCGAAAACAGGCCAAGGGCATTCATCAAGCTTCCGACGTTTGATAGAGACGCCTTGAGGGGCTTGGCGTTGCGGCGGAATGTGCAGCGCTGGGGCCGTAGATCCACGGCCTGCTTCAGTTAATGTGGATCGAGTGTCTGCTGCTCAGTGTGGCGAACATTATGTCGATCCGTTAGTTGTGTGGTCCCACTGGCGTGACCCCCTTTGCTGCTCCAGTTCTTATCAGAGGTGATGGGGTGATCAGGCTGGCTTCCATTGCTGGAGGGCTTTCGGGGGGGGGCTCCCCTCACCTGAAATTGCTTTGACAAATCTGAGTAAAATTTTAGTTAATCATCATCTTCATCACAATAGACATTTTTATCTTTCCAAAGAGACATGTAGTTATTCAACCCCTTGTTTGCGGTATCGCTTAGCCTGCCTCCTGCGGGAAGTAGTGGCTTCCAGCGGGCGACTATCTGGCCGCTGGGCAAAAGACAGCATGTGTTCTTATGCTGATATGAAGGTGTAGTATGCTTGAAATCGCCCATTACTAAACCCTTGCTTAATCCTGTCTGCGCCAATGCGGCACCCCAAGGAATTGGCCCAGTAGGGCAAAGGGGGGTGAGGCCGTAGTACCTATTGCGAATATTTGACATTACTCTTTCTAATACAAGTTTCAGTGCTGGATGCTTTGGCTTTGCATATATTATGCTGGGTGCGCATGCCCACGAGTTTCCCAAAAACTCCTGCATATCCCTGAACGCTATCAATTCAACTTGACTGTTGACATCAAATGATGGCAGGCACCATTGCATGCCCGCATCAATATACCAGCCGCCAAATCTATAAAGTATACAATATCTCGCCATGTCCGCCTTAAAGGAGTAGGGCCTCAGCTGCCTATATGCAGCCAATACGTCCACTCCAAAGTTATCGCGCAAGAAGAGCGCAATCATGCTGTCGCTGTAACATTTGTATTCGTGCCCAGCGGCTGCGTCTTTGATGGAGTTCATGTAACTCCTTATTGGGCCGACCGGTGGCTCGTTGTTGTCTGATATATATATCTGTGTTATTTGCATTTGCTGAGTGGAGTGTGGATCGTTGCGCTCACAGGAGTCTCCCTAATACGACTTAAGCCACCCCCTTGATCTTGCCGCTTTAATTAACTCGAGAATTTGCGTCTCTAGATCGTCAGATGCAAGAGCTACACTTAGTAGTTCGGCTAGTTGATTTAATACTCCGCTGCACTTTTGTGGCTCCCAAGCTTGGAAATAATGCAGCCTTCTTAAGGTTAGATCCACGTGCATACTTAATGAGACTCGGGGATCTCGAAAGGTCTGAATTGCGCTGTCTTTGAGGGGTGCAATTGTGCTTAAAAATGGAAGTGTGATGGCAGCAGAAAGCTTGCCTTCACGGATGAGTTGTCTGTAAAACATATCATTGATCGGCACCCTGCCGCTTAGTTCAATGCCGCGCATTGCTTCCAAGAGGCGTTTAGCCCCGCGCCTTGTTAAAATAAAAGAAGAGGCGCATGCAAGATACTGCCCTCCGTTCATGAACATAAGGGGACCTCGAAAAATCAAGAATTTCACACCTACAGCCGCTTGCAAAAAAAACGCCTTGCGGCGCCAAACGATCTAATGATTTGCACAACAAAACGACTAAATTGAATCAGGCAGCCTCATGAAAATTATTACTCATTCGAGTGCAAATGCACGATTTGCTCTTAGAAGATATCGCAAGAAGTTAAATGTCAGATTCTTGAGACCCCACCATGCTTTGTTTTTCTCAAGCCCAATCTTTCTAGTCATCTTGCCACCCATAGACATGCTCATGCAGCCAAAAACATGTTCCACACAAGCTCTAATTGCTGATTTAATACGGTTACGCTCTTTGGCTGCGTCGCTTAGCGGGTGATTGCGGCTGCCTTTTTCGTGAATGCAACTTTCAAAACCGCCAAGATCCAGTAGGTCTTCAAAGCGCTCGCCTGCAAAGGCAGAATCTGCCCAAACATAATCATCTGTGTTCTCAGGATCGAGGAGCATCGGCAGCATCTGACTGTCATGGATATTGGCCGGTGTCACGGCATAGCGTCTGATAAATCCATGTTCAACGTCGATACAGATACTGTTCTTGTAGCCATAGTGATTGATGCCGTTCTTTTTAACCCATCGCGCATCTAAGTCCTTTTGCTGCAATAGATTTGAGATTTCGTCCCATCCTTCAGGCATGCGATTCTCTTTAATCTCCTTGTTGTCTTCTCTGCTATTCCGCTGCCGTGGCACTGGAACCAACGTTGCATCAATTATCTGCCCGCCACGGGCTTCGAGGCCTTGGGACCGGAGATAGGCCTCAAACTTTTCAAACAGCTCTTCGATTACCCCAGCCTTACGAAGCCTTTCTCTAAAAAAGGCGATAGTAGTAGCATCGGGAATATCGTTCATTACGCCTAAGCCAACAAACTCTTCAAAAGAACGGCGATCATTTACCTGGAACTCAGTGTCATCATCGCTCAAATTGAAAAGCGGTTGGAGCACCAGCATTTTGAAGAGGATCAGAGGATCAATTCTCCGCCGACCAGCATTGCTTTTCCGCTCTTGCGCATAACCTCTTTCGAGCAGTGGGCGAAATGATTCCCAAGGAATCGACTGGGAAAGTCGCTCAAGAACAGGTTTTTTAGTTTTGAGCTTTTCAACCCTCTGCTGCTCGTCCCAGAAGCCTCTCTGGCCCATACCAGGCATGCAATTAACTATCCAAATTATAAGCTATTGTCGCCTCAACGCAAGGGCTGGTCGTATTTTTCGAGGTGCCCATAATTCCTCCATTTGCATGCTGCCTTTGCTTGTCAAGACTGCGGAAGCGTTGATAGAGAGGAACTGTAAGAAATGACTCTGTAAATACAATATCGATCATGCCTTGATGGCTCTTCAGGGGCTCGATTGCCAATGGAAGCGATGGATTGAGAACGGCATCATCCTCAACGAGGTGAAGGAAGTTATTTAAAGATGCCTGATCAGCAAGCCATTCCTCTAGCAGGCTTATTGTCGTGCGCCACAGGCCTAGATAGCCCGCACTTGGTAATCCAACCGCCTTCGCTTCATCCATGGTGGCCTCTTTGGCTGCAAATCGCTGATGGGTCGAGACCCATCCGAGTGTCTCAAGTTGATGTGCCATACATGCCCATCTATGCGTTGCCCGATCGAGATTCATAATCCAACCAGTTATGGTCTGGGGCATTGCCGGCTTGGGGTCAACAACCAGCGGCTTATGCCATCGGACTAGCACCAAGTCTTCAGGTGGCTCTTGGCTAGTTGGGATGAGTGCAAACGGATCCTCTCCCTCCACTTGCAGGCACGGATAACGCTGCAACCAACCCGCCAGCCAGAGGGACTGCCCCTCCCGCTGGGCCCCAAATTCGTTCTGGCCGACGTGCCGGTTGCCGACCGGTTCGGGGTCGGGCCAGGGCACACTCCCCTCGCTGCGGAAACAGCGGTCGTGCACCAGGGCCAGCGGCCTGATGCTGCCCCAGAGCAGATCGCGCAGGAACCACTGGTCCACATTGGCGGTTTCCTTGGCGGGTGGCCTGTAGGCGCTCAGCAGCGCCGTCAGATCCGGCAGCACGCCGGCCACCCCGCCCCACATGCCCGCCAGGATTGGATCGGTGTGGCTCCACCAGTCGCGCATTACATGGAACCAGCGCTCGGAGGCGAGCCACTGCTGCACCGCCGCCACCTCCCGCTGGTTCACCACCGAATCGCAATCGCGCACCAGGAAGCGCCCCACGGCCGGATCGTTGGCCACCAGGAATCGCCAGCAGAGCTTCTGGCGCATGCTCTGGCCCGCGGGCATCAGCCGGAGCTCAGCGCCAAGGCTTTGCAGCAGCTCCCTGAACTCCAAGGGCACCGTGGTGTCCAGGTGGAAGCGGGCCTGCCAACCGGGATAGAGGTCGGGGATCAGCAGGGCATTGCGTAGGGCACCCCGCAGATAGCGGGGGTTGCTGCCCCAGATCGAGAACGCGATCACATCACGCAGCTGCTGGCGCCCGGGCCGCTCAAGGTGCTGCTGGGGGCTGCCGGCCGGCGGCTGCCAGCCTTGCAGGGGCAGGGCTGCCTTGGTTTTCAGGGCCAGGGAGCGCTCGCCGGCTGCACGCGCCTCCGCAAAACGTTCAAGCCGGGCAAGGCTGGCTGCGAGCCCATCCCAAGCATTGACGTTGCCGGGCGAGCGGGCCACCACCTGCTCGAAACAGGGCGCCGCCTCGGCCGCCTTCCCCTGACGGCCGAGCATCACCGCCAGGTTCTCGAGGATCTCCAGATCATCCGGATGCACCTGCAGCAGCCGGCGCAGAAAAAGCTCTGCCCCGGGCAGATCTCCCAGCTGAAAGATCTAATAAACCAGCTGCAGGCCCAGCTGCCGCGGGATTGCCGGCTTGGCGGCGTTGATGGGCAGCAGGAGTCGATCGATTGCCGCCTGCTGCTGCCCCTGCTCCCAGAGTTGCTGGGCCATGCCATCCCACGCGGGCGACGCTGGTGATCCGGCCATCAAGGGCAGCTGGCAGCTGCTGCCATGGTGCCCAATGCCATCGCCGGCTGCCCGTAGATCTGGCCGGGATAGGTTCAAAGCTTCCGCCCTGGCCGGATGGCCCCGCCGCCCGTCGCTTCGCTCCAGCGCCGCCAGGTGCTGTTGATCACGGCGGCGGTGGCCCTGGTGCTATTTGGGTGGCAGCTGGGCAGCTCCGGCCTGGTGGACGAGACCGCTCCCCTGTTTGCCGCCTCGGCCCGGGCCATGGCCGAAACCGGTGACTGGTTGATCCCCCGGGTGAACGGCCTGCCTCGCTTCGATAAGCCGCCGCTGGTGTACTGGGCGATGGGGATGCTCTATGCCCTCCCCGGCCAGGAGCTCTGGAACCCCCTGGGCACTTGGGCGGCGCGGCTGCCCTCGGCCCTGGCTTGCGGCGCCGTGATGCTGGCCCTGGCAGACACCCTGCTGCGCTGGCCCCAGCGGCCCGGCCGGCCGGCCCTGGTCGCCCTGACGGCTGCCTTTGCCTTTGGCCTTTCCCCCCTGGTGCTGCTCTGGGGCCGCATCGCCGTCAGTGATGCCCTGTTTTCAGGGCTCCTGGCCCTCAGCCTGCTGCTGGGTTGGCAGACCTATGCCCGGGGCCAGGGCTGGTGGCGTTGCTGGTTGCTGCTGGGCCTGGCGGTGCTGGCCAAGGGGCCGGTGGCAGTGGTTTTGCTGGGCCTGACCCTGCTGCTGTTTGGCTGGTTGCAGGCGGATATGGCCGGGCTCTGGCGGCGCCTGAGGCCCCTGCCTGGGCTGGCGATCACGGCTCTGGTGGCGCTTCCCTGGTACGGGGCCGCCCTGGTGGTGGCAGGGGAACCCTTCTGGCGCAGCTTTTTTGGCTACCACAACCTGCAGCGCTTCACGGTGGTGGTGAACAACCACCTGCAGCCCTGGTGGTTCTTCGTGCCGGTACTGGTGATCGCCAGCCTGCCGGCCACGCCCCTGCTGTTGCTGGGCCTGGCCCAGGGGGTGGGCCCCCTTCGCTGGAGCTGGCTGCCGGCGAAGCCCCTGGCGCCGGAACTCTCGCTGCAGCGTTTCGCGGCCTGCTGGTTGCTGGCGGTACTGCTGTTTTTCACCGCCGCGGCAACCAAGTTGCCCAGTTACTGGCTGCCGGCCACGCCGGCGGCGGCCCTGCTGATTGCCCTGGCAGCCCAGCGGGGGCAAGGCTGGGCCTGGCGACTCAGCCTTGCCCTTACGGCCGTGCTGGCGGCCGGTTGGCTGGCTTCTCCCCTCTGGGTGCCGCTGATCGTGGCGCCGGAGATCCCGGGCCTGGCGCCGGAGCTGCTGGCCGGCGGCTGGCTGTTGCTGGGCGGGGGGCTCTACGCCCTCGCCGTGGTTCTGGGCTTGGCTCAGGGGCGGAGCGGTGGCGCCGCCGCCCTGCTGGCGCTGCAGCTTCCCCTGCTTGCCTTTGTGCCCTTGGTGCTCCAACCTGCCTGGCAGCTAGGTGATCGGCTGCGGGGTCTGCCGGTGCGGCAGATGGCCTCGGCGCTGGTTCGGCAGGCCCGCCCCTCCGAACCGGTGGCGATGGTGGGGATGCTCAAGCCCTCCCTGCACTATTACGGCCGCCGGGTGGTGATCTACGAGGGGGCCGAGCCCCACAACCTGGTCAACCTGGCCGACCGGCTTCGGACCGAGACCCGCCCCGGCCAGCCAGCCAGCACCCCGGGCGAGCAGCCCACCCTGCTGATGGTGATCGATACCGGCACCGCCGCCCTGCCCTTCTGGCAGGGCCTCGAGCCCCAGCTGCTGGATCGCCTGGGCATCTATGGCCTCTGGCGCCTGGATCGCCGCCGGCTAGAGGGGCGGGCAGCCCAGCTGCAGCGGCAGGGGGTCGCCGCCGACTGGCGGCTGCCGCGCCCAGAGCGCTATTGAGTTAGCCGGTGGGGCGGGCTGCCAGGGCCAGCTGCTTCTGGCGGCAGAAGCTGCAGTGGCCCCAGCGGGCCATCTCCCCGGCCGGGGCCGGACTGCTGCAGCGGGGACAGGTGGCCATGCCGTGGACATCCACCCGGCTGGGGTGGGCTGCCCACACCTCCCCTTCCTGCAGACCGCCAGGGGGGGCGGCCGCCGCGGGGTGGTGTTGTTCCAGGCGCAGATCGCGCACGCTGAAGCCATTGGCGCGCAGGGCCCCCAGCAGCTGGTGCCGGTTGTATTGGAGGGCCTGGAGCCAGGGGCCCGGGGCCGCCCCCACGGTGAGCAGGCCGCTGTGCAGGCGCAGGGGCCTGCAGTGGGGGGCGAGCTGGGCGCCGGCGATGCGGGGCCAGGCCTGCCAGAGGGCCGCCAAGTGCCCGCCCTGCTGCCAGCGTTGCTCCAGCTCCCGCAGGCAGCTGGCCAGGCCGCTGGGGGGTGGGCGCGGAGCAGGAACCAGCAGGCTGAGGTTGCCGATCTGGCGGGTTTGCTGGCGGGAGGCCTTGGCCATGGGCTGACGTTATCGGGGGTGCGGCAATCCCGCTGGTAAACCGCGCCAAACTCTGGCTACCCTCAAGCATCGCCCCCCGCCAGCTTCGATGGGCTTCTTTGATCGCCTCAGCCGCCTGATTCGGGCCAACGCCAATGCGGCGGTGGGATCCATGGAGGATCCGGCCAAGATCCTCGACCAATCGGTGGCCGACATGCAGTCGGACCTGATCAAGTTGCGCCAGGCGGTGGCCACGGCTATCGCCAGCCAGAAGCGCATCCAGAACCAGGCAGAGCAGGCCGAATCCCAGGCAGCCACCTGGTATGAGCGAGCCGAGCTGGCGCTCAAAAAGGGTGAGGAAGACCTGGCCCGTGAGGCCCTCGGCCGTCGCAAGACCTGCCAGGACACCGCCACGGCCCTGAACACCCAGCTGCAGAGCCAGGCAGGCCAGGTGGAGCAGCTCAAAAAGAGCTTGATCACCCTCGAGAGCAGGATCGCCGAGGCCAAGACCAAAAAGGACATGCTCAAGGCCCGCGCCCAGGCGGCCCAGGCCCAGGAGCAGCTGCAGAGCGCCGTCGGCAGCCTTGGCACCAACAGCTCAATGGCGGCCTTCGAGCGGATGGAGGAAAAGGTGCAGACGCTGGAGGCTCGCAGCCAAGCGGCCGCCGAGCTGGCCGGTGCAGATCTGGAAAGCCAGTTTGCGGCCCTGGAGGGGGCGCCCGAGGTGGACGATGAACTTGCGGCGCTGAAGAACCGCCTGGCCGGCGGAGTGGCGGCCCCCCAGCTGGAGCCCGTCAAGGTGAGTGAGCTCGATCCCGAGCTCGAGCAGCTGAAGCGCTCGATCGACAAGCTCTGAGGCCCCTGGCCATCCAACTGGGGCTTCCCTCTCCATACAATCGGGGTTCTACCAGTTGTTTGCGGGGCCTTGCCGTGTCCGTTGTTCAGCTCACCGACGCCAATTTTCAAACCGAGGTGCTGGATGCTGCTGGCCCAGTGCTGGTTGATGTTTGGGCCCAGTGGTGTGGTCCCTGCAGGCTGATGGCGCCGATGATGAATTGGCTGGACGCCGAATACACCGGCCGCCTTGCGGTGGGCAAGCTGGAGGCCGATGGCAACCCCACCATCCGCGATTCCCTGCAGATCCAGGGTCTGCCGACCCTGATTCTGTTCAAGGGCGGCCAAGAGCTGGCTCGCCACGAGGGTGCCATGGCCAAGCCCCAGCTCCAGGCATTTGTGGATGCCCATCTCTGAGCGGCTCTCTCGGCTGGGCAGCGGCGTCTTTGCCCGCAACGACCAGCGCAAGTCCGCCTACGTGGCCAGGGCTTTGGAGCTAGGGATGCCAGAGCTGGTGGATCTCTCGCTCGGCTCCACCGACCTGCAACCCCCTGCCGTGGCGATCGAGGCGATGGCTGCCCAGTTGGCAGCGCCGGCAAGCTCAGCCTACTGCCTCCATGGGGCCACTCTCCCCTTCCGCCTGGCCGTGGCCGCCTGGGCCCAGCAGCGTTTTGGGGTGGCGGTGGATCCGGAAACGGAGGTGCTGCTGCTGGTGGGATCCCAGGAGGGCACGGCCCACCTGCCGCTGGCGGTGCTGAATCCGGGCGATCGGGCCCTGCTGCTCGATCCCTACTACCCCTCCCACATGGGCGGTCTGCATTTGGCATCGGCCGAGCCGGTGTTGCTGCGGCTGGATGGGGCGGCGGGGTGGCGGCCCGATTTCGACGCTCTTGGCGCCACCGAGTGGGATGTCCTGAAGTTGATGGTGCTCGGTTTTCCCCACAACCCCACCGCTACCACCGGCGAGCAGGCCTGGGTTGATCGGGCCGCCGAGCTGGCCCTGCGCCACGGCGTTGTGTTCGCCCATGACAACCCCTACGTAGACCTGGCCCTCGATGGCGAGGCGCCGGCGCTGCTGCGCTCCCCCCACTGGCGTGGCTGCGGGATCGAATTTTTCTCCCTCTCGAAGGGCTGGTGCCTGGGTGGTTATCGCCTTGCCTTTGCGATTGGGGCTGAGTGGTTGATCACCGCCCTGCGCCAACTCAAGGGGGTGGTGGATTTCAACCAGTCGCTGGCCCTGCAGGCCGGGGCGATCGCTGCCCTGCAGCAGGCGCCCCACTGCCCCGAGCAGCTGCGCACGACCTACCTTCAGCGCCGCGATGGGATGGCGGCCGCCCTGGAGGCCGTGGGCTGGCCGGTGCAGCTGCCATCGATGGCGCTCTACCTCTGGCTTCAGGTGCCGCCCCAGGCCGCCGGCATGGGCTCGGAGGCCTTTTGCGCCGCCCTGCTCGAGGCCACGGGCGTGGCGCTGACGCCCGGCAATGGCTTCGGCCCCGGTGGGGAGGGCTGGCTGCGGCTGGCCCTGGTGCAGCCGCTGGCAGAGCTGGAGGCCGCTGCCGCCCGCATCGGCGTCTGGCTGGCTGGTCTTTGAGCTGGCAGCTGCGCCGTTTGCCGGTGTGTGCCAGCACGGAACTGGAGCTGGATCGCTGGCTGGCCCAGCGCCAGGGCCTTGGCTTGCCGCTGGCCAAGCTTGCTGTGCAGGCTGGGCGCCAGCGCTTCGGCCACGGCCAGCAGGGACGCCCCTGGCAGTCACCGGCCGGTGGACTCTGGCTCAGTGCGGCCTTCCCCTGGGCCGGGGCTTTGCCTAGCTCGGCGGCCCTGGGGCTGGCGGTGGCGGTGGGGCTGGCCCAGCAGTTGGAGCAGCTGGGGGTGCCGGTGCAGTTGAAGTGGCCCAACGACCTGCTGGTGCACAACCGCAAGCTGGCGGGCCTGCTGCCGCGGCTACGGCTGCGGGGTGGCTCTATCCGCTGGGCCCAGGTAGGCCTGGGCTTGAACGGTTGCAACCGGGTGCCCGCCGCCGCGATCTCCCTTGCCCAGGCCCTGGGTGCCCGGCGCTGCCATCCCCAGGCCCGTCCCCAGAGGTTGCTGATCAGGCTCCTAGCCGCCTGCGACTGGGCCTCCGCCCACGCCAACGAGCCCGAGCTGGTGCGCAGCGCCGCCGAGGCCAGGCTGTGGCGGCCGGTGGCTGGCTGGCCCCACGGGGGTGATAGCTGGCAGGTGGTGGGTTTGGATGGCAGCGGTCGCCTGCGCCTGGCTCTGGGCAACCGCCAGGTGGCCCTGCAGCGCCATTTCTGAGCATCTCCAGCCCGCCGGCCAGCTTTGGCGGTGCCGGTGCCTACCCTTGGGAGCCGAGTTTTTTGCTTGCCTGAGATGGTCCAGCGTTTGCCAGCTGTGGCGATCGCACTAGCAGTGGCGGCGATGGTTGGCCGGGCCATGGCCCAGCTTCCGCCACCTCCAGTTGAGCCGCCCATAGCTGAGCAGCCAGTTGAGGAGCCAGCCCAGCAGCAAGCGCTTCCCCCCAGGGCGGCACCGCTGCGGCCCGATCCGGCGGTGCTGCCGAGCCGCCCCCCCACCCGCTTTGATGCCTCCCTCGATTCGCTTGTGCGCGATGGGGTGGTGTCCCCGGCGGAGCGGGCCCGGATTCGCAGCGGCTCCGGCATGACCCCCTTCAATGTGCCGGCCCACCAGCAGGCCTGCCGCAGCGGTGCCCTCTCCCAGCAGGAATGCAGCAGCGGCGTGGTGGTGCGCTGGCGAGGTCGCCTCAACGGAGGCAGCGGCCTGGTCGCCGGCGAGGTGCCGGGCGGCTTTGCCAGCCCCCTGCCCCCCCTGACCGTGCCGGTTTCAGCCCTGC
Protein-coding regions in this window:
- a CDS encoding aminotransferase class I/II-fold pyridoxal phosphate-dependent enzyme, which translates into the protein MPISERLSRLGSGVFARNDQRKSAYVARALELGMPELVDLSLGSTDLQPPAVAIEAMAAQLAAPASSAYCLHGATLPFRLAVAAWAQQRFGVAVDPETEVLLLVGSQEGTAHLPLAVLNPGDRALLLDPYYPSHMGGLHLASAEPVLLRLDGAAGWRPDFDALGATEWDVLKLMVLGFPHNPTATTGEQAWVDRAAELALRHGVVFAHDNPYVDLALDGEAPALLRSPHWRGCGIEFFSLSKGWCLGGYRLAFAIGAEWLITALRQLKGVVDFNQSLALQAGAIAALQQAPHCPEQLRTTYLQRRDGMAAALEAVGWPVQLPSMALYLWLQVPPQAAGMGSEAFCAALLEATGVALTPGNGFGPGGEGWLRLALVQPLAELEAAAARIGVWLAGL
- a CDS encoding biotin--[acetyl-CoA-carboxylase] ligase, translating into MSWQLRRLPVCASTELELDRWLAQRQGLGLPLAKLAVQAGRQRFGHGQQGRPWQSPAGGLWLSAAFPWAGALPSSAALGLAVAVGLAQQLEQLGVPVQLKWPNDLLVHNRKLAGLLPRLRLRGGSIRWAQVGLGLNGCNRVPAAAISLAQALGARRCHPQARPQRLLIRLLAACDWASAHANEPELVRSAAEARLWRPVAGWPHGGDSWQVVGLDGSGRLRLALGNRQVALQRHF
- the trxA gene encoding thioredoxin — its product is MSVVQLTDANFQTEVLDAAGPVLVDVWAQWCGPCRLMAPMMNWLDAEYTGRLAVGKLEADGNPTIRDSLQIQGLPTLILFKGGQELARHEGAMAKPQLQAFVDAHL